One window from the genome of Epinephelus fuscoguttatus linkage group LG3, E.fuscoguttatus.final_Chr_v1 encodes:
- the LOC125886123 gene encoding voltage-dependent calcium channel gamma-1 subunit-like produces MHKRTKIKIAIFVLMVGMACMFTAVVTDYWAVLSPRVEKLNDTCEAAHFGLWRLCKKQIYISSETYKEGHGCGPISLPGEENCTYFRHFTPGQDAEIFEYKTQKEYNISAAAISIFSLAFIILGSLCLVGSCTGKGKGRDYLLKPAGMFFAFAGLCAFISLEVMRQSVKRMIESEETAWIEHYYSWSFACACSGFVLLFLTGIALLLLSMPQMPRNPWETCMDAEPEQAE; encoded by the exons ATGCACAAGCGCACCAAGATAAAGATTGCCATCTTCGTGCTGATGGTGGGCATGGCTTGCATGTTCACGGCTGTGGTAACGGACTACTGGGCAGTGCTCAGTCCACGGGTGGAGAAACTGAATGATACCTGCGAGGCGGCCCACTTCGGCCTATGGAGGCTGTGCAAGAAGCAAATCTACATCAGCTCCGAAACCTACAAGGAGGGGCACGGCTGCGGACCCATCAGCCTGCCTGGAG AGGAAAACTGCACCTACTTCAGACACTTCACGCCGGGGCAGGATGCCGAGATATttgaatataaaacacaaaaag AGTACAACatctcagctgcagccatctccatcttcagtctggCCTTCATCATCCTGGGCTCTCTGTGTTTGGTGGGATCATGTACCGGTAAAGGCAAAGGACGAGATTACCTTCTCAAACCTGCTGGCATGTTTTTCGCATTTGCAG GTCTCTGTGCCTTCATCTCACTAGAGGTGATGCGTCAATCGGTCAAACGCATGATCGAGAGCGAGGAAACAGCCTGGATCGAACACTACTACTCCTGGTCCTTCGCTTGTGCCTGCTCGGGCTTTGTCCTGCTCTTCCTCACTGGCATCGCCCTTCTGCTCCTCTCCATGCCCCAGATGCCCAGGAATCCATGGGAGACTTGCATGGATGCCGAGCCGGAGCAAGCGGAGTGA